The stretch of DNA tattttattaaaaaatttttttatcttatccttttaatattgtcataaagaaaaaataatttacaactcTGTGGATTTTACAAGTCGTGATTATTctcaaattatcatcattgaatgaaaaaaagtataaaaaaataaataaaaaatatataaataaacattatatgAGAAAAGgacaatgtataaaaaaatataaaaaatgtatgcaaaaaaaaaaataacgataaaaGTAGCGATTTGCAAGCTATAAACGTGACTCTCTCACAAAacttaatattcaatttttttttttttatatatatacaagttcTCATACGCATAGTTCAAACATGTAttgctgtttttattttttaatatttgtttttttttatttttcacccaCCAACACCTGGTGACTGACTCtcttatatgtatttatttgttaaaaacaCGACAAACGTCGTAACTGCATGAGTGCGCGGATTCGCGCAGGCCTATAAAAGTCTTCGTAACGTTTAACTGCCTCGTCTTAACATAAACCAAGAACTATATTGCTTAGATAGCACAAAAATACGCTACACGAACGAATGCCAGCCATTTATTCGTCTCTCATGCAACAGACTGagttaacaaaattatattgctTATTCGTTTTTGCCTTTTATTTTAGATTACATTTTTACTTTGCGTGTatgacaaatattaaatattttttaaattcaactttGAGATAATCGTAATAATAACATcatgtaattaatttgttttttttctttttaatccatcaatttgttgataaatttaaaggaaaaaaaaaaaacctttattgtttttgtctttgatattttatcattggattttcattttataaattttatatttttaaaattgacaaacaaaaatatatagagtttttttgctttgattttgtttaatcaattttttagctTTAGAATGAAtcaattagtttttaatttgataattattctaattaattattgagaattgtattttaataattattttttatattgaaaacaggatatttaaaattttttttttttttcgattttgaaTTAGTAATTATGTCggtaaagaaattatttatcatgtgGTATCTATATTACCGACGACTGGTTTGTTTCGATTGGTGGTTGGTGAAAATTCCACTGGTGCTGCTGTTGAACAACAAGTCAAcaaatgtcaaataataaaaaaaaaaataaaacacaagtgTACAAGTGTAAGCAACAATTGTGAGtttataaatcaacaattaatagtaaacaaataataaaatacaaaacaatacTGAAACAAACAAGTAagataattttagttttacattaatttatcaaaagttaattgaataattatttgtatactttataataataaaaacacaataatCTAAcctaaaattgatatattttttatgattttttatttacacagaAAACAATGGATCCAACAATAGCAAAAAAAGTATTACAATttgaaacatttataaatgacAGATTAAAATCTGATCTCGCTGAATTAGAAAAGaaattgaacgaaaaaaattcagaaattGCTGAATTTTTACAGCTTAAAAGTGTCATtctaacaatgaaaaataatgaaacaattgaaaatggttttaaaacaaaaattgacattggaaataatttttttgttcaagcaaatgttgaaaattcatCAACTATATTGATAGACATTGGTTTAGGCTATTTTGTTGagttaaattttgatgaagcattatcattaataaatgttagagttaaattattagaattacaaattaaaaatcttcGTTAT from Aphidius gifuensis isolate YNYX2018 linkage group LG4, ASM1490517v1, whole genome shotgun sequence encodes:
- the LOC122855854 gene encoding protein UXT homolog, producing the protein MDPTIAKKVLQFETFINDRLKSDLAELEKKLNEKNSEIAEFLQLKSVILTMKNNETIENGFKTKIDIGNNFFVQANVENSSTILIDIGLGYFVELNFDEALSLINVRVKLLELQIKNLRYEIATTNAHIKVLIIGISDLQGLKQS